A single Arachidicoccus sp. BS20 DNA region contains:
- a CDS encoding glycoside hydrolase family 127 protein, whose amino-acid sequence MKKNLSIIFLFAAFCSLQVCAQSYIPVKNENRFKVKPVVPIDVYGFNLSDVRLLPGTPFFNAQEKDSAYLLELDPNRLLSRFYKNAHLPTKGKEYGGWESEGLSGHTLGHYLSATSMMYASTGDTVFKNRVEYIVGELAKCQAARKTGYVGAIPNEDSIFYKVSIGDIHTGGFDLNGGWSPWYTVHKVMAGLVDAYLYCGNRQALKVVTGMADWTGNILKNLNEEQLQKMLRCEYGGMNDVLAYVYAITGNKKYLDISNKFYDDFVMQPLSNHIDALQNKHANTNIPKGIGAATQYIWSGTPKDSAIAGFMWRTIVEHHIYANGGEGNYEYFGDEDKLSDRLSDDNTETCPSYNMLKLTRQLFALHPTSELGDFYERTLINHILATENPETGMFCYFVPLRSGGEKQFSDEFNTFTCCVGTGMENHSKYGESIFYEGSDGNSLYVNMFIPATLTWRERQTQVTVASSILSGNDISISINAKKKQHFILKLRKPKWSNDYAIDINGKSVPTVLDKDGFVEIDRTWKPGDKITYHLQRTLYTEAMPDNPNRIAIFYGPVLLSGNLGDTMPDPVMGIPVLLTDDKQPADWIKPVDTKNLLFKTAGASKPFDVNLQPFYASYKNYYNVYWDYFTNKDWTNKQAAYKAQLEKEKYLEAHSVDVFRIGEMQPERDHHLTVSGNSYVSEAFGKHGREVRAGGKFSFDMKVDGNAADSLVITYIGADKNHHFDILVNGVLLATENLKDEKADAFYDKTYSIPQNLITGKTSISITIDAKYNSTAGRVFGARIIH is encoded by the coding sequence ATGAAAAAAAATCTTTCAATAATATTTCTATTTGCGGCGTTTTGTTCTTTACAAGTATGTGCGCAATCGTACATTCCTGTAAAAAATGAAAACAGATTCAAAGTAAAGCCTGTTGTTCCGATTGATGTGTACGGCTTTAATTTATCGGACGTCCGTCTTTTGCCGGGAACACCGTTCTTTAACGCGCAGGAAAAAGATTCGGCGTATTTGTTGGAGTTAGACCCAAACCGTTTATTAAGCAGATTTTATAAAAATGCGCATTTGCCAACCAAAGGAAAAGAATACGGCGGCTGGGAAAGCGAAGGCCTTTCGGGACATACGCTTGGGCATTATCTTTCCGCAACAAGCATGATGTATGCTTCAACAGGCGATACAGTTTTTAAGAATCGCGTTGAATATATTGTCGGAGAATTAGCAAAGTGTCAGGCTGCAAGAAAAACCGGTTATGTGGGCGCAATTCCAAATGAAGACAGCATTTTCTATAAAGTTTCCATTGGCGATATTCACACGGGCGGTTTTGATTTGAACGGCGGTTGGTCGCCCTGGTACACGGTGCATAAAGTAATGGCAGGATTGGTGGATGCTTACTTGTATTGCGGCAATCGGCAAGCGTTGAAAGTTGTAACAGGCATGGCAGACTGGACAGGAAATATTTTGAAAAATCTCAATGAAGAACAATTACAAAAAATGCTGCGTTGCGAATACGGCGGCATGAACGATGTATTGGCTTATGTTTATGCCATCACAGGCAACAAAAAATATTTAGACATTTCCAATAAGTTTTACGATGATTTTGTAATGCAGCCATTATCAAATCATATCGATGCTTTGCAAAACAAACACGCAAATACCAATATCCCAAAAGGTATCGGCGCTGCAACACAATACATTTGGAGCGGCACCCCAAAAGACAGCGCTATTGCGGGTTTCATGTGGCGAACGATTGTAGAGCATCATATTTATGCCAACGGCGGCGAAGGCAATTACGAATATTTCGGCGATGAAGATAAATTGTCCGACCGTCTTAGCGACGACAACACAGAAACTTGTCCGTCTTACAATATGCTGAAACTCACGAGGCAATTATTTGCTTTGCATCCAACTTCAGAATTGGGCGATTTTTACGAAAGAACTTTAATCAACCACATTCTTGCTACGGAAAATCCAGAAACGGGAATGTTCTGTTATTTCGTTCCGTTAAGGTCGGGCGGAGAAAAGCAATTCAGCGATGAGTTTAATACATTTACCTGCTGCGTAGGCACAGGCATGGAAAATCACAGCAAGTACGGTGAAAGCATTTTTTATGAGGGAAGCGACGGCAATAGTTTGTATGTAAATATGTTTATTCCTGCAACGCTCACTTGGCGCGAGCGGCAAACACAGGTTACAGTTGCTTCGTCCATTCTTTCAGGAAATGATATTTCAATTTCCATCAATGCCAAAAAGAAACAACATTTTATACTCAAACTGCGCAAGCCGAAATGGTCAAACGATTACGCCATTGATATAAACGGAAAATCAGTTCCAACGGTTTTGGATAAAGACGGTTTTGTGGAAATTGACAGAACCTGGAAGCCGGGCGATAAAATCACGTACCATTTGCAAAGAACATTATATACCGAAGCAATGCCCGATAATCCGAACCGCATTGCCATATTTTACGGACCTGTTTTATTGTCGGGAAACCTCGGCGATACAATGCCTGACCCTGTCATGGGAATTCCTGTTTTGCTGACGGATGATAAACAGCCTGCAGACTGGATTAAGCCTGTTGATACAAAAAATTTACTCTTTAAAACTGCCGGTGCAAGCAAGCCTTTCGATGTGAATCTGCAACCTTTTTATGCTTCCTATAAAAATTATTACAATGTTTATTGGGATTATTTTACAAATAAAGATTGGACAAATAAACAAGCTGCTTATAAAGCGCAACTCGAAAAAGAAAAGTATCTGGAAGCGCATTCTGTCGATGTTTTTCGCATCGGGGAAATGCAGCCCGAACGCGACCATCATTTAACCGTTTCTGGAAACAGTTATGTGAGCGAAGCATTCGGCAAACATGGAAGAGAAGTGCGTGCCGGCGGGAAATTTTCTTTTGATATGAAAGTGGATGGAAATGCTGCCGACAGTTTGGTAATTACTTATATCGGTGCAGATAAAAATCATCATTTCGACATA
- a CDS encoding APC family permease — protein sequence MSASFKRSVSLLDAVMVVAGAMIGSGIFIVSADMIRNVGSSGWLILLWIVTGIITIIGALSYGELSGMFPTAGGQYMYLREAYNRRIGFLYGWSFFMVIQTGTIAAVAVAFSKFTAYLLPVFKEENMVLHFGNFNVSAGQLLAIVIVILLTAINSLGIKYGKTIQTIFTLAKLLSLIGLIVLGIWLGANKTVWISNWHDAFNFQKLSSNGFSSYTSMAFIGAFAAAMVGSLFSSDAWHSIAFIAGEVKKPERNIGLSLLLGTLIVTVLYVAVNLVYLAVLPLHDIAFAPNDRIAVAAMDKIWGNSGTIIMAALIMISTFGCVNGLVLTGARVYYSMAKDGLFFQRAGHLNRAGVPSFGLWIQCIWACVLCLSGHYGDLLDYVIFVVLIFYVLTIIGVFRLRKNKPDLPRPYKAFGYPVLPAIYIVVASVICIALLFTKPRYTWFGLIIVLLGLPVYYLAEKKGKRSLANAENSN from the coding sequence ATGTCTGCATCTTTTAAACGTTCCGTGTCTTTATTAGACGCTGTTATGGTCGTTGCCGGAGCCATGATTGGTTCAGGTATTTTTATCGTGAGCGCCGATATGATTCGGAATGTCGGTTCGTCGGGCTGGCTCATTTTGTTGTGGATTGTTACGGGCATTATTACCATTATCGGTGCTTTGAGTTACGGCGAATTGAGCGGCATGTTTCCAACCGCAGGCGGACAATATATGTACTTGCGCGAAGCGTACAACAGGCGCATCGGTTTCTTATACGGCTGGAGTTTTTTTATGGTTATTCAAACAGGAACGATTGCTGCTGTGGCTGTGGCATTTTCCAAGTTTACGGCGTATTTGCTTCCTGTTTTTAAAGAGGAAAATATGGTGCTGCATTTCGGCAATTTCAATGTTTCCGCAGGACAATTATTAGCAATAGTCATAGTTATTCTATTGACTGCAATCAACAGTTTGGGTATTAAATACGGAAAAACAATACAGACGATATTTACTTTGGCAAAGTTGCTTTCTTTGATAGGATTGATTGTCTTAGGAATATGGCTGGGCGCAAATAAAACTGTCTGGATAAGCAATTGGCACGATGCTTTTAATTTTCAAAAGTTAAGCAGTAACGGCTTTTCAAGTTATACAAGCATGGCATTTATTGGCGCGTTTGCTGCGGCAATGGTCGGCAGTCTTTTCAGTTCCGATGCGTGGCATAGTATTGCTTTTATTGCAGGCGAAGTAAAAAAGCCGGAACGCAATATCGGCTTGAGTTTGCTGTTAGGAACTTTGATTGTAACGGTTTTGTATGTTGCTGTCAACCTTGTTTATCTCGCTGTGTTGCCTTTGCATGATATTGCTTTTGCACCGAACGATAGAATAGCTGTTGCTGCGATGGATAAAATTTGGGGAAACAGCGGCACAATCATCATGGCTGCGCTAATCATGATTTCGACTTTCGGTTGTGTGAACGGATTGGTTTTGACGGGTGCACGAGTATATTATTCTATGGCAAAAGACGGCTTGTTTTTTCAACGGGCAGGTCATTTGAATCGTGCGGGTGTTCCGTCTTTCGGCTTGTGGATTCAATGTATTTGGGCTTGTGTTTTATGCCTGAGCGGGCACTATGGCGATTTGCTGGATTATGTAATTTTTGTAGTGCTTATTTTTTATGTCTTAACCATTATTGGTGTTTTTCGTTTAAGAAAAAATAAACCGGATTTGCCAAGACCATACAAAGCATTTGGTTATCCTGTATTGCCTGCAATTTATATTGTAGTTGCATCGGTTATTTGTATTGCATTGTTGTTTACAAAACCGAGATATACATGGTTTGGATTGATTATCGTGTTGCTCGGTTTGCCTGTGTATTACCTCGCAGAGAAAAAAGGAAAACGGTCTTTAGCGAATGCAGAAAATTCAAATTAA
- a CDS encoding 4-hydroxyproline epimerase — protein sequence MKKTFFCIDAHTCGNPVRLVAGGGPVLEGKDMSEKRQHFLQHYDWIRQGLMFEPRGHDMMSGSILYPPADKANDVGVLFIETSGCLPMCGHGTIGTITIGIEEGLIVPKQKGIVKMEAPAGLVEITYKEENGKVKSVKLVNVPAYLDKTELTVNCPELGELVFDVSYGGNFYAIIDVQKNFKGLEYYPVEKLISWARELRKLINEKYEFAHPEDSTINGVHHIMWTGAVLDKTSTARNAVFYGEKAIDRSPCGTGTSARIAQWYAKGLLKKGEQFIHESIIGSKFIGTIEEETTVGGKPAVRPGVEGWARIYGYNTITIDTEDDPFALGFSVL from the coding sequence ATGAAGAAAACTTTTTTTTGTATAGATGCGCATACCTGCGGAAATCCTGTAAGGCTTGTTGCAGGCGGCGGACCTGTGTTGGAAGGAAAAGATATGAGCGAAAAACGCCAGCATTTTTTGCAACATTACGATTGGATTCGTCAGGGTTTGATGTTTGAACCACGCGGACACGATATGATGAGCGGGAGCATTTTGTATCCACCCGCCGATAAAGCAAATGACGTAGGCGTTTTGTTCATTGAAACGAGTGGTTGTCTTCCCATGTGCGGGCATGGAACTATCGGTACAATTACAATTGGTATTGAAGAAGGATTGATTGTGCCAAAGCAAAAAGGCATTGTAAAAATGGAAGCCCCTGCAGGTTTGGTTGAGATAACTTATAAAGAAGAAAACGGAAAAGTAAAAAGCGTAAAGCTGGTAAACGTTCCCGCTTATTTGGACAAAACGGAATTGACGGTTAATTGTCCTGAACTCGGCGAATTAGTGTTTGATGTTTCTTACGGCGGAAATTTTTATGCCATCATTGATGTACAAAAAAACTTCAAAGGATTGGAATATTATCCTGTAGAGAAATTAATTTCCTGGGCAAGAGAATTGCGTAAATTAATTAACGAAAAATACGAGTTTGCTCATCCAGAAGATAGTACGATTAACGGCGTGCATCACATTATGTGGACGGGCGCCGTTTTGGACAAAACTTCTACTGCGCGAAATGCAGTTTTCTATGGCGAAAAAGCAATTGACCGCAGCCCTTGCGGCACGGGAACTTCGGCGAGAATTGCACAATGGTATGCAAAAGGTTTATTGAAAAAAGGCGAACAATTTATTCACGAAAGCATTATCGGTTCAAAGTTTATCGGTACAATCGAAGAAGAAACAACGGTTGGCGGCAAGCCTGCCGTGCGTCCCGGCGTTGAAGGCTGGGCGCGCATTTACGGTTACAATACGATAACGATTGATACGGAAGACGACCCGTTTGCTTTGGGATTTTCGGTGCTGTAA
- a CDS encoding aldehyde dehydrogenase (NADP(+)), producing MDEEKEILSADEIMKKALSAFEIYSQTDKRKRAGFLKEIGAQIEQRRAELVPLAMQESHLPEARLQGELTRTINQLNMFAQLLEEGSWVEASIDTGNAERKPLPKPDIRKMLQSVGPVIVFGASNFPFAFSTAGGDTASALAAGATVVIKAHPAHIKTSEAIFEAIKKAVEISQMPEFTVQHVEGSFALAKALVQHPITTGIGFTGSFSGGNALINYAKERPKPIPVFAEMSSVNPVVLYPEYLEKFPQETAKKLATSVTLGAGQFCTNPGLLIAIEGNGLNEFIEELKNIIPTSIPQAMLHHGIYENYINAIQKIQPVVEVIAQANDGKEDAATPLIAKVGATIFLENEILKEEIFGPYSLLVICQNKDELKAVLKSVEGQLTTTLMATENDMAQHKDILQLQQSVAGRIIVNEVPTGVEVCSSMVHGGGFPSTSDARYTSVGTTAIKRWVRPVAYQNFPQQFLPDELKDENPLNIWRLVDNEWKK from the coding sequence ATGGATGAAGAAAAGGAAATATTATCGGCAGATGAAATAATGAAAAAAGCATTATCCGCATTTGAAATATACAGTCAAACAGACAAAAGAAAAAGAGCCGGTTTTTTAAAAGAAATAGGTGCACAGATAGAACAGCGCAGAGCAGAACTTGTTCCACTTGCAATGCAGGAAAGTCATCTGCCCGAAGCAAGATTGCAAGGCGAATTAACAAGAACTATAAATCAGTTAAATATGTTCGCTCAGCTGTTGGAAGAAGGCAGTTGGGTAGAAGCATCTATCGATACAGGCAATGCGGAACGCAAGCCTTTGCCAAAGCCCGATATTCGCAAAATGTTGCAATCTGTCGGACCTGTAATTGTGTTCGGCGCAAGCAATTTTCCATTTGCATTTTCAACTGCAGGCGGCGATACGGCAAGCGCTTTGGCTGCGGGTGCTACAGTTGTGATTAAAGCGCATCCCGCGCATATCAAAACCTCTGAGGCAATTTTTGAAGCGATAAAAAAAGCAGTTGAAATTTCGCAAATGCCCGAATTTACTGTACAGCACGTGGAAGGTTCTTTTGCGTTGGCAAAAGCGTTGGTGCAGCATCCAATTACAACCGGCATAGGATTTACGGGTTCTTTTTCGGGCGGAAATGCGTTAATTAATTATGCCAAAGAAAGACCAAAGCCTATTCCTGTTTTTGCGGAAATGAGCAGCGTTAATCCTGTTGTTTTATATCCCGAATATCTGGAAAAATTTCCGCAGGAAACTGCGAAGAAATTGGCGACTTCTGTTACGCTCGGCGCCGGACAGTTTTGTACCAATCCGGGTTTGTTGATTGCGATTGAAGGAAACGGTTTGAATGAATTTATTGAGGAACTAAAAAATATTATTCCAACTTCAATTCCTCAGGCGATGCTGCATCACGGTATTTATGAAAATTATATCAATGCTATTCAAAAAATTCAACCTGTTGTTGAAGTAATTGCCCAAGCAAATGACGGCAAAGAAGATGCTGCAACGCCTTTAATTGCAAAGGTTGGAGCAACTATTTTTCTTGAAAATGAAATATTGAAAGAAGAAATTTTCGGGCCTTATTCTTTGTTGGTTATTTGTCAGAATAAAGATGAATTGAAAGCCGTTTTAAAATCTGTCGAAGGACAATTGACAACCACTTTAATGGCAACGGAAAATGATATGGCGCAGCATAAAGATATTTTGCAATTGCAGCAATCCGTTGCGGGCAGAATTATCGTAAACGAAGTGCCGACAGGCGTAGAAGTTTGCAGCAGCATGGTTCACGGCGGCGGCTTTCCTTCAACGTCGGATGCGCGTTATACTTCCGTAGGAACAACTGCCATTAAGCGTTGGGTGCGGCCTGTTGCTTATCAAAATTTTCCGCAACAGTTTTTGCCCGACGAACTGAAAGATGAAAATCCTTTAAACATTTGGCGTTTGGTGGATAATGAATGGAAAAAATAA
- a CDS encoding dihydrodipicolinate synthase family protein — MSLNWNGVIPALTTKFTKDDELDLKLFEKNLNAQTDAGVSGIIIGGSLGEASTLSIAEKETLVKFAVSYMNDKLPVIVNIAEGATKEAIALAQSAEKWGADGLMLLPPMRYKSTDEETVKYFKDVASATSLPIILYNNPVDYKTEITLEMFEQLADVPNIQAVKESTRDVTNVTRMKNKFGDRFKILCGVDTLTFEELAAGADGLVAGLVCAFPKETVAIYKFIKEEKYKEALEVYRWFMPLLEFDINPQLVQYIKLTEVYTGIGSEYVRLPRLPLSGKKREDAVKVIEDALKNRPFFD; from the coding sequence ATGTCATTAAATTGGAACGGGGTTATTCCCGCCCTTACTACTAAGTTTACCAAGGATGATGAACTCGATTTAAAATTATTTGAAAAAAATCTGAATGCCCAAACAGATGCAGGCGTGAGCGGCATTATCATTGGTGGTTCGCTTGGCGAAGCCAGTACGCTTTCGATTGCGGAAAAAGAAACGTTGGTAAAATTTGCAGTGTCGTACATGAACGACAAATTACCTGTAATCGTTAATATTGCCGAAGGCGCTACAAAGGAAGCCATTGCTTTGGCACAATCGGCAGAAAAATGGGGTGCAGACGGATTGATGCTATTGCCGCCCATGCGCTACAAAAGTACTGATGAAGAAACCGTAAAATATTTTAAAGATGTAGCATCTGCTACTTCTCTGCCGATAATTCTGTATAATAATCCGGTTGATTATAAAACCGAAATTACATTGGAAATGTTTGAGCAGCTTGCCGATGTTCCCAATATTCAGGCAGTAAAAGAATCTACCAGAGACGTAACCAATGTTACGCGCATGAAAAATAAATTCGGAGACCGTTTTAAAATATTATGCGGTGTGGATACGCTTACATTTGAAGAGCTTGCTGCCGGTGCGGACGGCTTGGTTGCAGGCTTGGTTTGCGCGTTTCCGAAAGAAACTGTTGCCATCTATAAATTTATCAAAGAAGAAAAATACAAAGAAGCCCTGGAAGTGTATCGTTGGTTTATGCCGTTGCTGGAGTTTGATATTAATCCGCAGTTGGTTCAGTATATTAAATTGACGGAAGTTTACACAGGAATTGGCAGCGAATATGTGCGTTTGCCGCGGCTTCCGCTTTCGGGAAAGAAGCGTGAAGATGCCGTAAAAGTTATTGAAGATGCGTTGAAAAACCGTCCCTTCTTTGATTAA